Proteins found in one Panicum hallii strain FIL2 chromosome 4, PHallii_v3.1, whole genome shotgun sequence genomic segment:
- the LOC112889159 gene encoding uncharacterized protein LOC112889159, with amino-acid sequence MNSQRSCSITPPQIDRRRESPVPPTRRPVTLLLPGRRELARPTTNRRPTMAAAPVRAWLLAALALALACALLSADAAGTPSPQTPAAAQAQAVSSGATKPKCEPGAVNDKACRVGAVHDPENQEEEGFSVTAKAPTGAPDTDSDDDYNDPDVPNDDQLVVVGH; translated from the coding sequence ATGAATTCCCAACGCTCCTGCTCCATCACTCCCCCCCAAATCGATCGCCGTCGCGAATCCCCGGTTCCTCCCACCCGGCGACCTGTGACCCTGCTCCTGCCGGGCCGGCGCGAGCTAGCGAGACCAACAACCAACCGACGACCaaccatggcggcggcgcccgtgCGCGCGTGGTTGCTGGCAGCGCTGGCGCTGGCGCTGGCGTGCGCGCTGCTGTCCGCCGACGCCGCGGGGACGCCGTCCCCgcagacgccggcggcggcgcaggcgcaggcggtGTCGTCGGGCGCCACGAAGCCCAAGTGCGAGCCCGGCGCCGTGAACGACAAGGCGTGCCGCGTCGGCGCCGTGCACGACCCGGAGAACCAGGAGGAGGAGGGCTTCAGCGTCACCGCCAAGGCGCCCACCGGCGCGCCCGACACCGACAGCGACGACGACTACAACGACCCCGACGTGCCCAACGACGACCagctcgtcgtcgtcggacaCTGA